Proteins from a genomic interval of Parvivirga hydrogeniphila:
- a CDS encoding complex I subunit 5 family protein, with product MDAGAHTSWVVPAAVFVPLLGGCAAGVSGAWPKRLRCGVLSAVAVLSVALTSWVLVRVSSGVTLEAHLVKMTPQIWIHLKVDALGSLYGVLAAVLWLLALAYSFGYMADEHRLPRYYAFFLLSLGWTVGVAYSGNLLTFLVFYELFSILTYPLVVHEQTPEALAAGTKYIVYILVGGSLVLLAIVYTYFLAGGQDIGRPLLDAGMPRAQLLAVFWCFIAGFGVKAALVPLHGWVPDAHPAAPAPFSAVLSGIMVATGTFGIMRVFFNVFGVELVRSLGVGRWVAYVAAFTVVFAALLAMNQDDIKRRLAYSTISQMGYVALGVALLDPQATTGAIVHVANHAFMKGALFFCAGLFIKRLGVRSVRELDGAAKRMPVTAAVLTIASLAMIGTPPLAGFVSKWYLGLGILHSGQVGYLVVLIGGALLAGVYLLPIAYRMYFKEPGPALPETLHAKGGSGEAPLTMLAPLVAAALIVILLGVCAASPFLPAEVAKGAVEAFFR from the coding sequence ATGGATGCGGGAGCTCATACGAGCTGGGTGGTGCCTGCGGCGGTCTTCGTTCCGTTGCTCGGTGGCTGCGCCGCGGGTGTTTCGGGAGCGTGGCCGAAGAGGCTGCGGTGCGGCGTGCTCTCAGCGGTGGCCGTGCTCTCGGTCGCTCTGACATCGTGGGTGCTCGTCCGCGTCTCGTCGGGCGTGACGTTGGAGGCCCACCTCGTCAAGATGACCCCGCAGATCTGGATCCATCTCAAGGTGGACGCTTTGGGGTCACTGTACGGAGTGCTGGCCGCCGTTCTGTGGCTGCTGGCGCTCGCGTACTCGTTCGGATACATGGCCGATGAGCACCGCCTGCCCCGGTACTACGCGTTCTTCCTGTTGAGCCTTGGCTGGACCGTCGGTGTGGCGTATTCGGGGAACCTGCTGACGTTCCTCGTCTTCTACGAGCTGTTCAGCATCCTCACCTACCCGCTTGTCGTGCACGAACAGACGCCGGAGGCGCTTGCTGCAGGCACCAAGTACATCGTGTACATACTCGTCGGCGGGAGCCTCGTGCTGCTCGCGATCGTATACACGTACTTCCTGGCGGGCGGCCAGGACATCGGTCGGCCGCTGCTCGACGCGGGGATGCCGCGGGCGCAGCTCCTCGCGGTCTTCTGGTGCTTCATTGCTGGCTTCGGCGTGAAGGCCGCGCTCGTTCCCTTGCACGGGTGGGTGCCCGACGCTCATCCGGCTGCACCTGCGCCGTTCTCCGCGGTCCTGTCAGGGATCATGGTCGCCACGGGAACGTTCGGCATCATGCGCGTTTTCTTCAACGTCTTCGGCGTCGAGCTCGTGCGCTCCCTTGGCGTCGGACGATGGGTGGCGTACGTGGCTGCGTTCACGGTCGTGTTCGCCGCTTTGCTCGCGATGAACCAAGACGACATCAAGCGGCGGCTCGCATACTCGACGATCTCGCAGATGGGTTACGTGGCGCTCGGCGTCGCGCTGTTGGATCCGCAGGCCACGACAGGCGCGATTGTGCACGTCGCGAACCACGCCTTCATGAAAGGCGCGCTGTTCTTCTGCGCGGGACTGTTCATCAAGCGTCTCGGCGTGCGGTCGGTGCGCGAGCTTGACGGTGCTGCCAAGCGGATGCCGGTGACCGCCGCCGTCCTGACGATCGCGTCGCTCGCGATGATCGGCACGCCGCCGCTCGCGGGATTCGTGAGCAAGTGGTACCTCGGTCTTGGGATCCTGCACTCAGGGCAGGTGGGGTACCTCGTCGTGCTGATTGGCGGCGCTCTTCTGGCTGGCGTATACCTGCTGCCCATCGCGTACCGCATGTACTTCAAAGAGCCGGGTCCGGCTCTGCCAGAGACGCTGCACGCAAAAGGGGGTTCCGGCGAAGCGCCGCTCACGATGCTTGCTCCGCTCGTCGCTGCTGCGCTCATCGTGATCCTGCTCGGCGTGTGCGCCGCATCGCCCTTCTTGCCAGCGGAGGTGGCCAAAGGCGCAGTCGAGGCGTTCTTCCGGTGA
- a CDS encoding complex I subunit 5 family protein has translation MSVLPVAAVALPLVAAVLVPLLGRVRAALRNAFVVAAVGADLLLVAALVPQVAEHHRVTAAVLPAFMGGLCFTVDSFSLLFALFSALVWFASTLYALDYLAHEQHHDRYHITNLVALASMLGVVMAGDLVTLYLFFESLGLVAFLFVIHAETDEAKRAGVKYFWMTVVGGFALFGGIVATFGLGGSGTLAPLPAGGPVALKWLAAGLLVLGFGVKAGMQPVHVWLPDAHPVAPSPASALLSGVMIKAGAYGIFRTVTALFRPEVSEHLAEHAWAFSSELGMVVLWIGIFTMFTGVCMALLQSNAKRMLAYHSVSQMGFILAGIGAAGYLGAHGAMGIAGGLFHVLNHALFKACLFLGVGAVYFRTRSLDMYRLGGLAKRMPFTFAFMAVAAAGITGVPLFNGFVSKCMIHHALVEAHDLHHLASLGFAEKVYIVTCGGTACSFIKLIGLTFLGRPKVEYGPEVREAPPRMLVAMGVLAAAIIMLGVRPQLVIRGIFEPGLHLWGLHFGVLEEYLAEYFLRWGDISSVLVAFAIGASVFTVGMKTGLFHAHLPRWLSIDWWYLQTVSALGRGIERIGRTYDAWLRGVSDALCQVRDVYDCSRSRVERWYRRAVAVMTTGVTERLAQRAIARAEVALEVERHEEVRQAVDRAVRLLSSAGVTDEGEWRDAIEAVRESASYIAQRLFAIRLAVVQDAVRQGHAREVLEHIDGLVADTAATREHVAAAAFAAAADRRGGRDVVRRLAAAANAAASEERFDLKVKAAIRGRPVAAEHLAARAEEAPAAAARSAREAFEGGSSWSRRTSVSWSRWLLDMLRLGVDAMTRERAGRVFDTSSSEESVLFTRRAITRYARDMSFNVAVIVGVLLLFVAAVMQRR, from the coding sequence GTGAGCGTGCTTCCCGTTGCGGCCGTCGCACTGCCGCTTGTCGCGGCCGTGCTGGTTCCGCTGCTCGGGCGCGTGCGCGCCGCGTTGCGCAACGCCTTCGTCGTGGCAGCGGTCGGTGCCGACCTTCTCCTCGTTGCGGCGCTCGTGCCGCAGGTCGCCGAGCATCATCGTGTCACGGCCGCAGTCCTCCCGGCCTTCATGGGCGGCCTATGCTTCACGGTCGATTCGTTCTCGCTGCTGTTCGCTCTGTTCTCAGCGCTCGTATGGTTCGCATCGACCCTGTACGCGCTCGACTACCTCGCACACGAGCAGCATCACGATCGCTACCACATCACGAATCTCGTTGCCCTCGCTTCCATGCTCGGCGTCGTGATGGCAGGAGACCTCGTCACGCTCTACCTGTTCTTCGAGTCGCTCGGTCTGGTCGCGTTCTTGTTTGTGATCCATGCAGAGACCGACGAGGCGAAGCGTGCGGGCGTGAAGTACTTCTGGATGACCGTCGTCGGCGGGTTCGCGCTGTTCGGCGGCATCGTGGCGACGTTCGGTCTCGGGGGGAGCGGGACACTTGCGCCGCTTCCGGCGGGCGGCCCTGTCGCGCTCAAGTGGCTTGCCGCCGGGCTGCTCGTGCTCGGCTTCGGCGTCAAGGCCGGCATGCAGCCCGTGCACGTGTGGCTCCCGGACGCCCATCCTGTCGCGCCCTCACCAGCGAGCGCTCTGCTCTCAGGCGTCATGATCAAGGCCGGCGCGTACGGGATCTTCCGCACGGTGACGGCGCTGTTCAGACCGGAGGTCTCGGAGCACCTCGCGGAGCACGCCTGGGCCTTCAGCTCGGAGCTCGGGATGGTCGTCCTGTGGATCGGAATCTTCACGATGTTCACAGGGGTGTGCATGGCACTGCTGCAAAGCAACGCGAAGCGCATGCTCGCGTACCACTCGGTGTCGCAGATGGGATTCATCCTGGCAGGCATCGGCGCTGCCGGATACCTCGGCGCGCACGGCGCGATGGGTATCGCTGGCGGCCTGTTCCACGTATTGAACCACGCGCTGTTCAAGGCATGCCTGTTCTTGGGTGTCGGCGCCGTGTACTTCCGAACGCGCTCGCTGGACATGTACCGCCTCGGTGGGCTTGCGAAGCGGATGCCCTTCACGTTCGCATTCATGGCCGTGGCTGCTGCGGGAATCACGGGAGTTCCGCTGTTCAACGGGTTCGTGAGCAAGTGCATGATCCATCATGCCCTTGTCGAAGCGCACGACCTGCATCACCTCGCATCGCTCGGCTTCGCCGAGAAGGTGTACATCGTGACGTGCGGAGGCACGGCCTGCTCGTTCATCAAGCTTATCGGGCTCACGTTCCTCGGCCGGCCGAAGGTCGAGTACGGACCGGAGGTGCGAGAGGCTCCGCCGCGCATGCTGGTGGCGATGGGGGTCCTTGCCGCGGCGATCATCATGCTGGGCGTCCGGCCGCAGCTCGTCATCCGCGGCATCTTCGAGCCCGGACTGCACCTGTGGGGGCTGCACTTCGGCGTGTTGGAAGAGTATCTGGCCGAGTACTTCTTGCGGTGGGGCGACATCTCGTCGGTGCTGGTGGCGTTCGCCATCGGTGCGAGCGTGTTCACGGTCGGGATGAAGACGGGCTTGTTCCATGCACACCTTCCGCGTTGGCTGTCCATCGACTGGTGGTACCTGCAAACGGTGTCAGCGCTGGGCCGCGGCATCGAGCGGATCGGCCGGACGTACGATGCCTGGCTGCGCGGCGTGTCTGACGCGTTGTGCCAGGTCCGGGACGTGTACGATTGCTCGCGGTCGCGTGTGGAGCGGTGGTATCGCAGGGCGGTAGCGGTCATGACCACCGGTGTGACCGAGAGGCTTGCGCAGCGCGCGATTGCCCGCGCTGAAGTCGCCCTGGAAGTCGAGCGGCACGAAGAGGTCCGCCAGGCCGTGGACAGGGCCGTGAGGCTCTTGAGCTCGGCCGGTGTGACGGACGAGGGCGAGTGGCGGGACGCGATCGAAGCCGTTCGCGAATCAGCAAGCTACATCGCGCAGCGACTGTTCGCTATCAGGCTTGCGGTAGTCCAAGACGCTGTGCGTCAGGGCCACGCGCGTGAGGTCTTGGAGCACATCGATGGTCTCGTCGCCGATACGGCTGCGACGCGAGAGCACGTCGCGGCAGCGGCCTTCGCAGCTGCCGCCGACAGGCGTGGAGGCCGGGACGTCGTGCGGCGTCTGGCCGCCGCAGCGAACGCCGCGGCAAGCGAGGAGCGGTTCGATCTCAAGGTGAAGGCCGCGATTCGAGGCCGTCCGGTCGCTGCGGAGCACCTCGCAGCGAGGGCAGAGGAAGCGCCAGCAGCGGCGGCGCGGAGCGCGCGGGAGGCATTCGAGGGCGGCAGCTCGTGGTCGCGGCGCACGTCCGTCTCGTGGAGCAGGTGGCTGCTCGACATGCTCAGGCTGGGCGTGGATGCGATGACGCGGGAACGGGCGGGCAGGGTGTTCGACACGTCGAGCAGCGAGGAGAGCGTGCTGTTCACGAGGCGTGCGATCACGCGCTATGCTCGCGACATGAGCTTCAATGTCGCCGTGATCGTCGGAGTCCTGCTGCTGTTCGTTGCGGCCGTCATGCAGCGACGCTGA
- a CDS encoding MFS transporter gives MGRQVPPPRERRAVTHRRTDLALSYTMGACLHIEDGRPMASRTDIRRALAARFISRAGSEAAFFIGVWGKAAFSLHATPRQLALVMFCLSAASIAGSVIGGVLVDRYGPKRVIMGAEALFVPVALAVAAADSIAMLVPLVALWGLAGSPIQTAGASLAPYLVGNRAELPRMNSLLETAGSAAFITGPVIGAFVSRGLGVDSVFVFDALTSLVAVALFSRTRIDGPRQQRESRGALREIKEGVRLAYGMRSIRFYVLAGTVTWLGFGAFGALEPLFYRDVVKTGVETIGYMNAIFGIGILAGATLLRSLPRSIISARGLAAAVALTGAGSVMYVGTADLRVIALGSFAWGTIVGLLEPLLRTLLHRDTPHGLVGRVTGTAQVHRQAGELVPLAFAPAVAAAIGVQQTLIAGGMFTAVAALLGMFEARAIDRAAAAVPVEIQPLLASDEPISPVR, from the coding sequence ATGGGGCGCCAGGTCCCGCCGCCGCGCGAACGTCGCGCCGTGACCCACCGCCGGACAGACCTAGCGCTTTCGTATACCATGGGCGCTTGTCTGCATATCGAAGACGGGCGACCGATGGCATCCAGAACCGACATCAGACGCGCGCTCGCAGCGCGCTTCATATCGCGCGCCGGCAGCGAGGCCGCGTTCTTCATCGGCGTGTGGGGCAAGGCGGCGTTCTCGCTCCACGCAACGCCGCGGCAGCTCGCGCTCGTCATGTTCTGCTTGAGCGCCGCGTCGATCGCAGGCAGCGTCATCGGCGGCGTGCTCGTGGACCGCTACGGCCCAAAGCGCGTCATCATGGGCGCCGAAGCGCTGTTCGTGCCCGTCGCCTTGGCTGTGGCGGCCGCCGACTCCATCGCGATGCTCGTGCCGCTCGTCGCGTTGTGGGGACTCGCGGGCTCGCCCATCCAAACGGCTGGCGCCTCGCTTGCGCCGTACCTCGTCGGGAATCGAGCGGAGCTGCCGCGTATGAACTCGCTTCTGGAGACAGCCGGCTCTGCGGCGTTCATCACCGGACCGGTGATCGGCGCGTTCGTCTCACGCGGGCTTGGCGTCGACAGCGTGTTCGTGTTCGACGCGCTCACCTCGCTGGTCGCCGTCGCGCTGTTCTCCCGCACCCGGATCGACGGGCCGAGACAGCAGCGGGAAAGCCGCGGCGCGCTGCGTGAGATCAAAGAGGGCGTGCGCCTCGCGTACGGCATGCGGTCGATCCGGTTCTACGTGCTCGCAGGCACTGTGACGTGGCTCGGCTTCGGAGCATTCGGCGCGCTCGAGCCGCTGTTCTACCGCGATGTCGTGAAGACCGGCGTGGAGACCATCGGGTACATGAACGCAATCTTCGGAATCGGGATCCTCGCTGGCGCAACGCTGCTCAGGAGCCTCCCCCGCTCGATCATCTCGGCGCGCGGCCTCGCTGCCGCCGTCGCGCTCACCGGCGCCGGCAGCGTCATGTACGTCGGCACCGCCGACCTGCGCGTGATCGCGCTCGGGTCGTTCGCGTGGGGGACGATCGTCGGCCTGCTGGAGCCGTTGCTTCGGACGCTCCTGCACCGGGACACCCCGCACGGTCTCGTCGGGCGCGTGACGGGAACCGCCCAGGTGCACCGCCAGGCCGGCGAGCTCGTGCCGCTCGCGTTCGCGCCTGCCGTGGCCGCCGCGATCGGCGTGCAGCAGACCCTCATCGCAGGCGGCATGTTCACCGCCGTCGCGGCGCTGCTCGGCATGTTCGAGGCCCGCGCGATCGACCGCGCCGCAGCGGCTGTGCCCGTAGAGATACAGCCGCTGCTCGCATCAGACGAGCCGATATCGCCGGTGCGATAG
- a CDS encoding ABC transporter ATP-binding protein, whose product MAGVIECVGLTKYYGTTRGVEDLTLEVPQGSVYGFLGPNGAGKTTTIRCLLGILRPTAGEARLLGQRVVLDGARLRARVGYVPGELHLFEKETGRWHIDYVSGLRKAPPTAAAELVERLGFDPSRKVKELSKGNKQKLALVLGLMHSPEVLILDEPTSGLDPLNQETVFEIIEERVKDGATVFLSSHVLSEVERVCDRVGIIRDGRLAAEEGVRDLLEKRLRELTVTFAEPVDPGFFDGVEGLMRLEQRGPAIFNARVKGDHLDEVVKRLATARLADLSIQHASLEEVFMEFYRGDEGVRSSDASGAEGGADA is encoded by the coding sequence ATGGCAGGCGTCATCGAGTGCGTGGGACTCACGAAGTACTACGGCACGACGCGCGGCGTCGAAGACCTGACGCTGGAGGTTCCGCAGGGCTCCGTGTACGGGTTCCTCGGTCCGAACGGCGCCGGCAAGACCACGACCATCCGGTGCCTGCTCGGCATCTTGCGGCCGACCGCAGGCGAAGCGCGTCTGCTCGGTCAGCGCGTGGTGCTCGACGGAGCGCGGCTGCGCGCGCGGGTGGGGTACGTGCCCGGCGAGCTCCACCTGTTCGAGAAGGAGACCGGCCGCTGGCACATCGACTACGTCTCCGGTCTGAGGAAGGCCCCGCCGACGGCTGCCGCGGAGCTCGTCGAGCGGCTCGGTTTCGACCCGTCGCGCAAGGTCAAGGAGCTCTCGAAGGGCAACAAGCAGAAGCTCGCGCTCGTGCTCGGCCTGATGCACTCGCCGGAGGTGCTCATCTTGGACGAGCCCACCTCGGGGCTCGACCCGCTCAACCAAGAGACGGTGTTCGAGATCATCGAGGAGCGCGTGAAAGACGGCGCGACGGTGTTCCTGTCGAGCCACGTGCTGTCTGAGGTCGAGCGGGTGTGCGACCGCGTCGGCATCATCCGCGACGGGAGGCTCGCTGCCGAGGAGGGCGTCCGGGACCTGCTCGAGAAGCGCCTGCGGGAGCTCACGGTGACATTCGCGGAGCCCGTGGATCCGGGGTTCTTCGACGGCGTCGAGGGGCTGATGCGGCTCGAGCAGCGCGGTCCGGCCATCTTCAATGCGCGCGTGAAGGGCGACCACTTGGACGAGGTCGTCAAGCGGCTTGCGACCGCGCGCCTCGCCGACTTGAGCATCCAGCACGCCAGCCTCGAAGAGGTCTTCATGGAGTTCTACCGCGGCGATGAGGGCGTCCGCAGTTCGGACGCAAGCGGAGCCGAAGGGGGTGCGGACGCATGA
- a CDS encoding ABC transporter permease subunit: protein MSLTVIRASLWQRRTALLWYVAGLAFYSWLMVWYWPNLGGEQYQQLVESLPPEMLKMFGGTVASFGTIGGFFQVEYLGLMWMLIVLSAAFVYASRAFAGEIADGTMELTLAQPVSRVTLAVSRIVGLVVISLVLSLATFGSIQLFGPAYGVKLAAESLWQLVAIGALFVLAGGGVCMLISACVRGGGKAGGIAAGLFALMWASDIVSNVSHLADFFGPVNLVSAWQPGVVMDGGTVEPSTWWLYGAVAAASLAASVVVFSRRDAA, encoded by the coding sequence ATGAGCCTCACCGTGATCCGTGCGTCGTTGTGGCAGCGTCGTACGGCGCTTCTGTGGTACGTCGCCGGGCTTGCCTTCTACTCGTGGCTGATGGTCTGGTACTGGCCGAACCTCGGCGGCGAGCAGTACCAGCAGCTCGTCGAGAGCCTGCCTCCGGAGATGCTGAAGATGTTCGGCGGCACGGTGGCGTCGTTCGGGACGATCGGCGGGTTCTTCCAGGTGGAGTACCTCGGCCTGATGTGGATGCTCATCGTGCTCTCCGCAGCGTTCGTGTACGCGTCGCGCGCGTTCGCCGGCGAGATCGCCGACGGCACGATGGAGCTCACGCTCGCTCAGCCGGTCTCCCGCGTGACGCTCGCCGTGAGCCGGATCGTCGGCCTGGTCGTCATCTCGCTCGTGCTCTCGCTGGCGACGTTCGGGTCGATCCAGCTCTTCGGGCCTGCGTACGGCGTGAAGCTGGCCGCCGAGTCGCTGTGGCAGCTTGTCGCGATCGGCGCGCTGTTCGTGCTTGCCGGGGGCGGGGTGTGCATGCTCATCAGCGCGTGCGTCCGCGGCGGCGGCAAGGCCGGCGGCATCGCCGCAGGGCTGTTCGCGCTGATGTGGGCGAGCGACATCGTGTCGAACGTCTCGCATCTCGCAGACTTCTTCGGCCCAGTGAACCTCGTGAGCGCTTGGCAGCCAGGCGTCGTCATGGACGGAGGGACCGTCGAGCCGTCGACCTGGTGGCTGTACGGGGCGGTGGCGGCAGCGTCGCTCGCGGCGAGCGTCGTGGTGTTCTCGCGCAGGGACGCCGCCTAG
- a CDS encoding nicotinate phosphoribosyltransferase, whose product METARPVHPLLTDLYQVTMAYAYWRSGAARLDACFHMVFRSQPFGGGYAIACGLAQAVEYLEGLRFENDDIAYLATLSGADGTPLFPGDFLEWLSQMRFECDVDAVPEGTAVFPNEPILRVTGPIAQAQLVETTLLTIVGFQTLVATKAARVCYAAKGAPVIEFGLRRAQGPDGGLSASRAAYVGGCVATSNVLAGMRYGIPVGGTHAHSWVMAFDREQDAFDAYADAMPNNCVLLVDTYDTLEGVRHAIETGKRLAERGHALIGIRIDSGDLAWFAARAREMLDAAGMRHVKIYASNELDEQTIEALKDQGAPIDVWGVGTKLATADGQPALGAVYKLSAVREPGGQWEPRIKVSEQSVKTTIPGVLQVRRFVKDGMFDGDMVFDETRPLGERCEIVDPGDPIRRKRFCAQAHEDLLVPVFRRGERVYDVPDASAARARTAEQMARLDPSVKRLVAPYIYPVGIERELHELRTALIARARRLG is encoded by the coding sequence ATGGAGACGGCCCGGCCGGTCCACCCGCTGCTCACGGACCTGTACCAGGTCACGATGGCGTACGCGTACTGGCGCAGCGGCGCCGCGCGGCTGGACGCATGCTTCCACATGGTCTTCCGCTCCCAGCCGTTCGGGGGCGGGTACGCCATCGCGTGCGGGCTCGCGCAGGCGGTCGAGTACCTCGAAGGCCTGCGCTTCGAGAACGACGACATCGCGTACCTCGCGACGCTTTCCGGAGCGGACGGCACGCCGCTGTTCCCCGGCGACTTCCTCGAATGGCTCTCGCAGATGCGTTTCGAGTGCGACGTCGACGCGGTGCCGGAAGGCACGGCGGTCTTCCCGAACGAGCCGATCCTGCGCGTCACGGGACCCATCGCGCAAGCGCAGCTCGTCGAGACGACGCTGCTCACCATCGTCGGATTCCAGACGCTCGTCGCCACCAAAGCGGCACGGGTGTGCTACGCCGCGAAGGGAGCGCCCGTCATCGAGTTCGGGCTGCGCCGGGCGCAGGGTCCCGACGGCGGCCTTTCGGCGAGCAGGGCGGCGTACGTCGGCGGATGCGTCGCCACCTCGAACGTGCTTGCCGGCATGCGGTACGGCATCCCGGTGGGCGGCACGCACGCGCACAGCTGGGTGATGGCCTTCGATCGGGAGCAAGACGCGTTCGACGCGTACGCGGACGCGATGCCCAACAACTGCGTCCTTCTCGTCGACACCTACGACACGCTCGAAGGCGTGCGGCACGCCATCGAGACCGGCAAGCGGCTTGCGGAGCGCGGCCACGCGCTCATCGGCATCCGCATCGACTCGGGCGACCTGGCGTGGTTCGCGGCACGCGCTCGCGAGATGCTGGACGCGGCCGGCATGCGGCACGTGAAGATCTACGCGTCGAACGAGCTCGACGAGCAGACGATCGAGGCGCTCAAAGACCAAGGAGCGCCGATCGATGTCTGGGGCGTGGGCACGAAGCTCGCCACCGCGGACGGCCAGCCTGCGCTCGGTGCGGTCTACAAGCTCTCCGCCGTCCGGGAGCCGGGCGGTCAGTGGGAGCCGCGCATCAAGGTCTCGGAGCAGAGCGTCAAGACGACCATCCCAGGCGTGCTGCAGGTCAGGCGGTTCGTGAAAGACGGCATGTTCGACGGCGACATGGTCTTCGACGAGACGCGGCCGCTTGGCGAGCGTTGCGAGATTGTGGATCCCGGCGACCCGATCCGGCGCAAGCGGTTCTGCGCGCAAGCGCACGAAGACCTGCTCGTGCCGGTCTTCCGCCGCGGCGAGCGCGTCTACGACGTGCCTGACGCGAGCGCGGCGCGCGCACGGACGGCCGAGCAGATGGCGCGGCTCGACCCGAGCGTGAAGCGCCTGGTGGCGCCGTACATCTACCCCGTCGGCATCGAGAGGGAGCTGCACGAGCTGCGCACCGCGCTCATCGCGCGCGCACGGCGGCTCGGCTGA
- the pncA gene encoding bifunctional nicotinamidase/pyrazinamidase, producing the protein MVDLQNDFMPGGALPVPDGDAVVPVANRLSPLFSLVVATQDWHPPGHASFASSHPGTSVGDVIALGGTQQVLWPDHCVQQTPGASFHSGLDVVPIGHVVRKGTDPNVDSYSAFFDNDRVSSTGLDAFLRSHGVSELVVLGLATDYCVKATVLDALSLGFGVSVVRDGCRAVDAAPGDGERAFQAMADAGARIIDSAAAAAL; encoded by the coding sequence ATGGTGGACCTGCAGAACGACTTCATGCCAGGCGGAGCGTTGCCCGTGCCGGACGGCGATGCGGTGGTGCCGGTCGCGAACCGCCTCTCGCCGCTGTTCTCGCTCGTGGTCGCCACGCAGGACTGGCACCCGCCCGGGCACGCGTCGTTCGCCTCTTCGCACCCTGGGACGTCGGTCGGCGACGTCATCGCGCTCGGGGGGACGCAGCAGGTGCTGTGGCCCGACCACTGCGTGCAGCAGACGCCGGGCGCGTCGTTCCACTCCGGGCTGGACGTCGTGCCGATCGGGCACGTGGTGCGCAAAGGCACCGACCCGAACGTCGACAGTTACAGCGCGTTCTTCGACAACGATCGCGTGAGCAGCACCGGTCTGGACGCCTTCTTGCGTTCGCACGGCGTGAGCGAGCTGGTGGTGCTCGGGCTCGCCACGGACTACTGCGTGAAGGCGACTGTGCTCGACGCCCTCAGCCTTGGCTTCGGCGTGAGCGTCGTCCGCGACGGATGCCGCGCCGTGGACGCGGCTCCCGGCGACGGCGAGCGCGCTTTCCAGGCGATGGCGGACGCGGGTGCGAGGATCATCGACAGCGCTGCGGCCGCGGCGCTCTAG
- a CDS encoding flavodoxin family protein: MRVVAFNCSARKDGNTARLIERVLVELRHEGIETETFTLAGKRVHGCTACMKCRETLDRRCSGINDYVSECIEAIDGADGVIIGSPVYFADITPEAKALIDRVGYVARANPELLRRKVGAAVIAVRRGGAIHAFDSINHLFLISEMIVPGSSYWNIGIGGPAGAVESDEEGLQTMARLGQNMAWLLKRVREDGC, encoded by the coding sequence ATGAGAGTCGTCGCGTTCAACTGCAGCGCGCGGAAAGACGGCAACACGGCACGCTTGATCGAGCGCGTGCTCGTCGAGCTGCGCCACGAAGGCATCGAGACCGAGACCTTCACGCTGGCCGGGAAGCGCGTGCACGGCTGCACGGCGTGCATGAAGTGCCGGGAGACGCTCGACCGGCGCTGCTCGGGCATCAACGATTACGTGAGCGAGTGCATCGAGGCCATCGACGGGGCGGACGGCGTCATCATCGGCTCGCCGGTGTACTTCGCGGACATCACGCCGGAGGCCAAGGCGCTCATCGACCGCGTGGGGTACGTGGCCCGCGCCAACCCCGAGCTTCTGAGGCGGAAGGTCGGCGCGGCCGTGATCGCCGTCAGGCGTGGTGGCGCGATCCACGCGTTCGACAGCATCAACCACCTCTTCCTCATCAGCGAGATGATCGTGCCGGGCTCGTCGTACTGGAACATCGGCATCGGCGGTCCGGCGGGCGCGGTCGAAAGCGACGAGGAGGGCCTGCAGACGATGGCCCGGCTCGGCCAGAACATGGCGTGGCTGCTCAAGCGGGTGCGCGAAGACGGCTGCTAG